From the genome of Phycicoccus duodecadis:
ACCGTCGAGCCGGAGTGGTTCTCGTAGCCGACGACCCGGCCGTACTCGGTCTCGAGGCACACCGGCCCGATCATCCGCCGGTCGTTGCCGCGGGTGGTGACGTCGAGGACGCCGAGCCCGGGCAGCACCTGGCCGGTGACGGTGTGGAAGGAGTTGCCGAACAGCTGGTACATCCCGCAGATGACGAGCATCGGCACGCCGTCGGCGGCCATCGCCTGCAGGGTGGGGCCGACGGCCTCGAGGTCGGCCTCGACGCGGGCCTGCCCCGAGTCCTGGCCGCCGCCGCCCATGAACAGGTGGGCGTCGTGCCGGAGGTCGTCGCCCGGGTCGTGCAGCACGACCTCGGCGGTGTAGCCGTGCCGGCGGATGCGGCTCGCGAGCGCGTGGGTGTTGCCGCGGTCGCCGTAGATGCTCATCTCGCGCGGGTAGAGGTGGACGAGGGTGATGATGCCCTTGCTGGGGCCGGCGGGCTCGAGGACCTCGGTGCTCACTGCGGGCCGTCCTCTCCGAACTGGGCCAGGCCGTGGCGGGCGGCCAGGGTGCGGCGCAGCGCCATCATCGCCGTGTAGGTGCAGAAGATGCGCTTGGGCTCGTCGGGGTGCCCGGCCGTGAACGCGTCGAGCGCGGTGTCGAGGTCGGGCACCACCCGGCCGGTGTGCACGTCGTCGTAGTGCAGCCGGAGCGCCATGTCGTAGGCCCGCACGCCGCTGGTGACGGCCACCCCGCGCTCGCGCAGCGACGCGAACGACACGTCGTAGAGCCACGACACGTCGCGGCCGTCGGCGTCGTTGTCGTTGATGGCGATCATGGTGGCGACCGGGGTGGTGCCGTAGGTCGAGAGGGCCACCCCGAAGCCGGCAGGGTTCTTCACCAGCACCAGCTC
Proteins encoded in this window:
- a CDS encoding type 1 glutamine amidotransferase, encoding MSTEVLEPAGPSKGIITLVHLYPREMSIYGDRGNTHALASRIRRHGYTAEVVLHDPGDDLRHDAHLFMGGGGQDSGQARVEADLEAVGPTLQAMAADGVPMLVICGMYQLFGNSFHTVTGQVLPGLGVLDVTTRGNDRRMIGPVCLETEYGRVVGYENHSGSTVLGEGQQPFGRVLSGHGNNGEDGLEGARTLNVIGTYLHGPLLPANPMVSDALIAVAAERATGRPFEPEPMSDPLADEARERQVRRLIGHR